A single region of the Thermococcus paralvinellae genome encodes:
- a CDS encoding RlmF-related methyltransferase, which translates to MRMIGLKIEDALKMFPELQKYIKNGKLDFGNRKARILYNKAVAKAVFDIEVEYHPRGLITPPISRYIFLKTFLRGGEKVLEIGTGHSALMAIMAAKLLNCEVWATEINEEFFEYAKRNIKRNKVQVKLIKSKGEIIKGLIPEEEEFDVIFSAPPYYEKPTKGVLTPIEAVGGGKYGEEFSIKLLNEAREYLKPLGKVALFLPDKKPLLKVITEKAEELGYTVKDIKFKAGTRVRHSLIFTL; encoded by the coding sequence ATGAGAATGATAGGGCTAAAAATAGAGGATGCTCTGAAAATGTTCCCTGAGCTTCAAAAATACATAAAAAATGGCAAGCTTGATTTTGGCAACAGAAAAGCAAGGATTTTATACAATAAGGCTGTTGCAAAAGCTGTTTTTGACATTGAGGTGGAGTATCATCCAAGGGGCCTAATAACTCCTCCGATTTCACGATACATTTTTCTAAAGACATTTTTGCGAGGTGGAGAAAAAGTCCTCGAAATTGGGACAGGTCATTCTGCGTTGATGGCGATTATGGCAGCTAAGTTGCTTAACTGCGAAGTTTGGGCTACAGAGATTAATGAAGAATTTTTTGAGTATGCAAAAAGGAATATTAAGCGCAACAAAGTTCAAGTTAAGCTCATAAAAAGCAAAGGAGAAATCATAAAAGGCTTAATTCCAGAGGAAGAAGAATTTGATGTTATATTCTCAGCTCCTCCTTATTATGAGAAACCCACAAAGGGAGTTTTAACCCCTATTGAAGCCGTTGGTGGAGGAAAATATGGAGAGGAGTTTTCAATAAAGCTGTTAAATGAAGCCAGAGAATACTTGAAGCCTCTCGGAAAAGTTGCCCTCTTTTTACCAGATAAGAAACCTCTGCTGAAGGTTATAACAGAAAAAGCTGAAGAACTTGGATATACAGTCAAAGACATAAAATTTAAAGCAGGGACAAGAGTTAGACACTCTTTAATTTTCACTCTATAG
- a CDS encoding ABC transporter ATP-binding protein — MAEVKLINVWKKFGEVVAVQDMNLHIKDGEFMILLGPSGCGKTTTLRMIAGLEEPTKGQIYVGDKLVADPEKGVFVPPKDRDIAMVFQSYALYPHMTVYDNIAFPLKLRKVPKQEIDKRVREVAEMLGLTELLKRKPRELSGGQRQRVALGRAIVRKPQVFLMDEPLSNLDAKLRVKMRAELKKLQRQLGVTTIYVTHDQVEAMTMGDRIAVINQGVLQQVGTPDEVYNKPANVFVGGFIGSPAMNFLDASIVEDEKGVWVDFGEFRLKLLEDQAEVLKELNYIGKEVIFGIRPEDIYDAIFAQVKIPGENMVKAVVDIVENLGSERIVHLRVGDLTFVGAFHAESMVKEGQKVDVVFDMRKVHIFDKKTEKAIF, encoded by the coding sequence ATGGCAGAGGTCAAGTTGATAAATGTGTGGAAAAAGTTCGGTGAAGTAGTTGCGGTTCAGGATATGAACCTCCACATAAAAGATGGGGAATTTATGATTCTTCTTGGTCCCAGTGGTTGTGGAAAGACTACAACACTCAGAATGATTGCAGGATTAGAAGAACCAACAAAGGGCCAAATATACGTGGGAGACAAATTGGTTGCTGATCCCGAAAAAGGTGTCTTTGTTCCTCCAAAAGATAGGGATATTGCAATGGTCTTTCAGAGCTATGCTCTCTATCCCCACATGACAGTTTATGATAACATAGCCTTCCCTCTCAAGCTCAGAAAAGTTCCAAAACAAGAGATAGACAAAAGAGTAAGAGAAGTTGCAGAAATGCTTGGCTTAACTGAATTGTTAAAGAGAAAGCCGAGAGAACTTTCTGGTGGGCAGAGACAGAGAGTTGCCTTGGGAAGAGCTATTGTGAGAAAGCCACAAGTCTTCCTCATGGATGAGCCTCTATCAAACCTTGATGCAAAGCTTAGGGTAAAGATGAGAGCAGAGTTAAAGAAACTACAAAGACAATTGGGCGTTACTACAATCTATGTTACCCACGATCAGGTTGAAGCAATGACAATGGGTGACAGAATTGCCGTTATAAATCAAGGTGTCTTACAGCAAGTTGGAACACCAGACGAAGTTTACAACAAGCCAGCAAACGTTTTCGTTGGTGGCTTTATTGGCTCACCTGCAATGAACTTCCTTGATGCTTCAATTGTTGAAGATGAAAAAGGAGTTTGGGTTGACTTTGGTGAGTTTAGACTTAAGCTTCTCGAAGATCAGGCAGAGGTTCTAAAGGAACTCAATTACATTGGCAAGGAAGTTATTTTTGGTATAAGACCAGAAGACATCTATGACGCAATATTTGCACAAGTCAAAATCCCAGGAGAAAACATGGTCAAAGCTGTTGTAGATATAGTAGAAAACCTGGGCAGTGAAAGGATTGTCCACTTAAGGGTGGGGGATCTAACTTTTGTCGGGGCATTCCATGCTGAATCAATGGTAAAAGAAGGTCAGAAAGTCGATGTGGTCTTTGATATGAGAAAAGTACATATCTTTGATAAAAAGACTGAGAAAGCAATTTTCTAA
- a CDS encoding MBL fold metallo-hydrolase, which produces MIEITFLGSGGGRFITITQTRSTGGFFIKASKKIYVDPGPGALVRAWRYKIDPRRIDVLFVSHRHTDHCNDVEVMLEGITMGVTKKRGILIASKSVVHGDENHTPAVSKYHLDSLEEIHTPNPGDKFILGDEEMIITPAVHADPTTIGFRLKTKYGDISYIPDTQYFDELKEWHEGTRVMIAAITRPKDMRIPYHLCTEDVVYMLKEMKEKPELLIMNHIGMKMHFANPYKEAKFIENVTGVKTLVAKEGFRVTIGKEIRLKTLRPARWI; this is translated from the coding sequence ATGATAGAGATAACATTTCTAGGCAGCGGGGGAGGCAGATTCATAACAATAACACAGACTCGTTCTACAGGAGGATTCTTCATAAAAGCAAGCAAGAAAATTTATGTCGATCCTGGACCGGGAGCACTTGTAAGAGCGTGGCGATACAAAATTGATCCAAGACGTATTGATGTTCTCTTTGTCTCTCACAGGCACACTGATCATTGCAATGACGTGGAAGTTATGCTTGAGGGCATAACTATGGGCGTTACGAAAAAAAGGGGGATTCTAATAGCATCTAAAAGCGTTGTTCATGGAGATGAAAATCACACACCCGCAGTTTCAAAGTATCATCTTGATTCTTTAGAAGAAATCCATACCCCTAATCCCGGAGATAAGTTCATTCTTGGAGATGAGGAAATGATAATAACACCAGCAGTGCATGCAGACCCCACGACTATTGGTTTTCGGCTTAAGACTAAGTATGGGGACATCTCTTACATTCCAGATACTCAGTATTTTGATGAGCTGAAAGAATGGCATGAAGGAACAAGAGTCATGATAGCGGCTATAACCCGACCAAAGGACATGAGAATCCCATACCATTTATGCACTGAAGATGTAGTTTATATGCTGAAGGAAATGAAAGAAAAGCCTGAATTGCTGATTATGAATCACATAGGCATGAAGATGCACTTTGCTAACCCATACAAGGAGGCAAAATTTATTGAAAATGTTACTGGGGTAAAAACTTTGGTTGCAAAAGAAGGCTTCAGAGTCACAATTGGAAAAGAAATAAGATTGAAAACATTGAGACCGGCTAGGTGGATTTAA
- a CDS encoding DUF5748 family protein, which translates to MNLEVIKEFLEDIGADYTEIEGEIHLAPEVFYEVWKYVGQPDLKTYVIEDEIVEPGSYDPPEMKYTTAKKVKIKKIYFETLDNVKIVTDYAEFQRILKEKSV; encoded by the coding sequence ATGAACTTAGAAGTTATAAAAGAGTTTCTAGAAGATATTGGAGCAGACTATACAGAAATTGAGGGAGAAATTCACCTCGCCCCAGAGGTGTTCTATGAGGTTTGGAAGTATGTAGGACAACCTGATTTAAAAACATATGTTATTGAGGACGAGATTGTTGAACCCGGTTCTTATGATCCCCCTGAAATGAAATATACAACTGCCAAGAAGGTTAAAATCAAAAAAATCTACTTTGAGACTCTTGACAATGTGAAAATAGTCACAGATTATGCCGAGTTCCAGAGGATTTTGAAGGAAAAATCCGTTTAA
- the glmM gene encoding phosphoglucosamine mutase: MKLFGTAGIRGPIDSKVTPELALKVGKALGTYINSGKVTVARDARTSSIMLEAALISGLLSTGSDVIELGLIPTPMLAWATNKLSDAGVMITASHNPPTDNGIKVFNENGIEFYLEQEEELEKIIFSQSYKKANWDEIGKVERRDLKNEYINAVLDFVNHETSLRILYDGANGAGSVIAPYLLREMGAKVISINAHLDGHFPGRKPEPRYENIAYLRDLVRELGVDLAIAQDGDADRIAVFDEKGNYIPEDTLIALFAKLYVKENNGGIVVTSINTSFRIDKVVQDAGGKVYRVPLGQLHDGIKKYHAIFAAEPWKFIHPRFGMWIDSFVTMGLLIKLIDEEGKPLSEIVKEIPQYPLIKKNVKCPDELKPKVMEIAKNELEEKLKNEIKEVLTISGIRLNLNDGSWVLVRPSGTEPKIRVVVEGQTEKRMKELFELAYGIVSKAVESLKST, from the coding sequence ATGAAGCTCTTTGGAACAGCAGGAATTAGAGGTCCTATTGATTCTAAGGTAACCCCAGAATTAGCGCTGAAGGTTGGAAAAGCCTTAGGAACGTACATTAATTCTGGAAAGGTTACCGTTGCAAGGGATGCGAGGACTTCAAGCATTATGCTTGAAGCTGCCCTAATAAGCGGGCTGTTGAGTACGGGAAGTGATGTCATAGAGCTTGGGTTGATACCGACCCCGATGCTCGCATGGGCTACCAACAAGCTGAGTGATGCAGGAGTTATGATAACCGCCTCCCACAACCCACCAACGGACAACGGAATCAAGGTGTTTAATGAGAACGGCATTGAATTTTATCTTGAGCAGGAGGAAGAGCTCGAAAAGATAATCTTTTCTCAAAGCTATAAAAAGGCAAATTGGGACGAAATAGGGAAAGTTGAAAGACGTGACTTAAAGAATGAGTACATCAATGCAGTCTTAGACTTCGTAAATCATGAAACAAGTCTCAGGATTTTATATGATGGAGCAAACGGCGCCGGTAGTGTGATAGCCCCATATCTCCTCAGAGAGATGGGCGCAAAAGTGATTTCGATTAATGCTCATTTGGATGGACACTTTCCAGGTAGGAAACCAGAGCCAAGATATGAAAATATAGCATACCTCAGGGATCTTGTTAGAGAACTGGGAGTAGATTTAGCAATAGCCCAAGATGGTGACGCTGATAGGATAGCGGTTTTTGACGAAAAGGGCAACTATATTCCCGAGGACACCTTAATTGCTCTTTTCGCAAAGCTTTATGTAAAAGAGAACAATGGGGGGATTGTTGTTACCTCTATAAATACTAGCTTCAGAATTGACAAAGTTGTTCAAGATGCAGGTGGAAAAGTCTATCGTGTACCTTTAGGCCAGCTCCACGATGGCATAAAGAAGTACCATGCAATTTTTGCTGCCGAGCCTTGGAAGTTCATTCATCCAAGATTTGGAATGTGGATTGACAGTTTTGTAACAATGGGGCTTTTAATTAAACTTATTGACGAAGAAGGAAAGCCACTATCTGAGATCGTTAAAGAGATACCTCAATATCCGCTCATAAAGAAAAACGTCAAATGTCCAGATGAACTGAAGCCAAAAGTTATGGAAATTGCAAAAAATGAGCTCGAGGAAAAGCTGAAGAATGAAATTAAAGAAGTTCTCACAATTTCTGGAATAAGGCTCAACCTCAACGACGGCTCATGGGTTTTAGTAAGACCTTCAGGAACAGAGCCAAAGATTAGAGTTGTTGTGGAGGGACAAACAGAAAAGAGAATGAAAGAACTATTTGAACTAGCATATGGTATAGTTTCAAAGGCCGTCGAAAGTCTTAAATCCACCTAG
- a CDS encoding tripartite tricarboxylate transporter permease — protein MFREFLLGLLAGTLTGITPALHVNTLASLLNALNSKSDFGFIILIYIMGLTHTFLDSIPSTFLGIPDEDTALNILPAHRLVLEGRAFEVINISLKASLLAVIFALPLLPIYFFLTPKYVPEFGRVFVFFLVCFLILTEKGMKKIFALAVILLSGILGILIDYLPLHEPCFHIFVGLFGIPTIMYSLRSSVGNIEIGDSMIKMSHVSLLKFSFLGTVLGMFASLLPAFTSSQAALIGSFFSKDERSFLTVAFSVNTSNFFFSLFNFYLTGRTRNGIMVLIKGRYYLLSSREVLILTLLTIAAALIINLYGLKTAKIIGNVFFKVNYRLLNLLVITFVVVLSFYFDGILGILVLTTASLIGSLALLFNVKRTNCMGVLMVKIIVGR, from the coding sequence ATGTTTAGAGAATTCCTGCTTGGGCTCTTAGCTGGAACCTTAACTGGAATAACACCCGCTCTTCATGTCAACACTTTGGCATCACTGTTAAATGCATTAAATAGTAAATCTGATTTTGGATTCATAATTCTGATTTATATCATGGGCTTAACTCACACATTTTTGGATTCTATACCTTCGACATTTCTTGGTATTCCTGATGAAGATACAGCGCTAAATATCTTGCCAGCCCACAGATTAGTTCTTGAGGGGAGAGCTTTTGAAGTAATTAATATTTCTCTAAAGGCAAGTCTTTTAGCAGTAATTTTTGCTCTTCCTCTTTTACCCATCTATTTCTTCTTAACACCCAAGTACGTTCCTGAATTTGGCAGAGTCTTTGTATTCTTTTTGGTTTGCTTTTTGATTCTAACAGAAAAAGGTATGAAGAAAATTTTCGCTTTAGCTGTTATCTTGCTCTCTGGAATTTTGGGAATTTTAATTGATTACTTGCCTCTTCATGAGCCTTGTTTCCACATCTTTGTCGGTTTGTTTGGAATTCCCACAATAATGTATTCTCTTCGCAGTAGTGTGGGTAATATTGAGATTGGGGATAGTATGATTAAAATGTCTCATGTCTCTTTACTGAAATTTTCTTTTCTTGGCACTGTTTTAGGAATGTTTGCATCACTCCTTCCAGCGTTTACTTCTTCTCAAGCTGCATTAATCGGAAGCTTCTTTTCGAAGGATGAGAGGTCATTTTTAACTGTTGCATTTTCAGTGAATACCTCAAATTTTTTCTTTTCACTTTTTAATTTCTACTTAACAGGGAGGACAAGGAATGGGATAATGGTCTTAATTAAAGGGAGGTATTATCTATTGAGTTCACGTGAAGTTTTAATTTTAACACTACTTACTATTGCCGCAGCTTTGATTATAAACCTCTACGGGCTGAAAACAGCTAAAATAATTGGCAATGTTTTCTTTAAGGTAAATTATAGGCTCTTAAATCTTTTAGTCATAACTTTTGTCGTTGTTCTGTCTTTTTATTTTGATGGAATTCTTGGTATCTTGGTTCTAACAACAGCATCATTGATAGGCTCCCTTGCACTCTTGTTTAATGTAAAAAGAACAAACTGTATGGGAGTTTTAATGGTAAAAATAATAGTGGGAAGATAA
- a CDS encoding M20 family metallo-hydrolase yields the protein MEEIIKKVSKEVEKFRDNMIQTLVELIKIPAISPDYGYEGEYDKAEKLLEIINDWGFDKIERYDAPDKRAKNGVRPNILAYYYGEKGEESPRLWILTHLDVVPPGDLSKWTVTEPFKPIIKEGKIYGRGSEDNGQSLVASLYAVKALMNLGIRPKRTVILAFVSDEETGSDYGIKWLMKNHPGLFRKDDLVLVPDGGNEEGTFIEIAEKSILWIKIKFKGKQVHASMPDKGLNAHRVALEYGYKLDKLLHEKYDAKDEIFDPPESTFEPTMGGNPSDAPNIAPGEHEIVFDCRVLPKYKLDDILNDAKELAKEMEEKYRGAKIEIEVMQRVDAPEPTPKDSEIVKLLQNAIKILRNKEAKVGGIGGGTFAAYFRMLGIPAVVWCTCDETAHQPNEYARIDNMVEDAKVMAILALL from the coding sequence ATGGAAGAGATCATCAAAAAAGTTTCTAAAGAAGTTGAAAAATTTAGAGATAATATGATTCAAACGTTAGTTGAACTTATCAAAATCCCAGCAATAAGCCCCGATTACGGATATGAGGGAGAATACGATAAGGCGGAAAAGCTTTTGGAGATTATAAATGACTGGGGCTTTGATAAGATTGAGCGTTATGATGCCCCAGATAAGAGGGCTAAAAACGGTGTGAGGCCGAACATTTTAGCTTATTACTATGGAGAAAAAGGGGAAGAAAGTCCACGCTTGTGGATTCTAACTCACCTAGATGTAGTTCCGCCCGGAGATTTAAGCAAATGGACTGTAACGGAACCTTTTAAGCCAATTATTAAAGAGGGGAAAATCTACGGAAGAGGCAGCGAGGACAATGGGCAAAGCTTGGTAGCATCACTGTATGCAGTGAAGGCATTAATGAATCTCGGCATAAGGCCAAAAAGGACAGTAATCCTCGCATTTGTAAGTGACGAGGAAACTGGTAGTGACTATGGAATAAAATGGCTCATGAAGAACCATCCAGGACTTTTCAGAAAAGACGACCTTGTATTGGTTCCAGACGGCGGAAACGAAGAAGGAACATTCATTGAAATAGCAGAAAAGAGCATACTTTGGATAAAGATTAAGTTTAAAGGAAAGCAAGTTCACGCGAGCATGCCAGATAAAGGGCTCAATGCTCACCGTGTTGCTTTAGAATATGGGTACAAGCTGGACAAACTTCTCCATGAGAAATATGATGCAAAGGATGAAATTTTTGACCCACCTGAGAGCACTTTTGAACCAACAATGGGCGGAAATCCATCCGATGCTCCAAACATAGCTCCAGGAGAGCATGAGATAGTATTTGATTGTAGGGTTCTGCCAAAATACAAACTTGACGATATTCTAAACGATGCAAAAGAACTCGCAAAAGAAATGGAAGAAAAGTACAGAGGAGCAAAAATTGAGATTGAAGTGATGCAGAGGGTTGATGCTCCAGAACCAACTCCAAAAGACAGTGAAATAGTAAAACTCCTCCAGAATGCAATTAAGATTTTGAGAAACAAAGAAGCTAAAGTTGGAGGAATTGGCGGAGGAACTTTTGCAGCTTACTTCAGAATGCTTGGAATTCCAGCAGTTGTGTGGTGCACATGTGATGAAACTGCTCACCAACCAAACGAGTATGCAAGAATAGACAACATGGTAGAGGATGCAAAAGTCATGGCGATTTTAGCCCTTTTATGA
- a CDS encoding UPF0146 family protein produces the protein MHEKLAEYLSQKIKKGRIIEIGVGFNFKTALKLKELGFDILVVDWNPKAVERAKELKLNAVIDNIFNPQLEIYNGASAIYSIRPTPEMMPYLLKLARIIKAPLYIVPFSTDAVPKGMKLENYKGLVIYKLKAKDI, from the coding sequence ATGCATGAAAAACTTGCAGAATATCTTTCACAAAAAATTAAGAAAGGAAGAATCATTGAAATCGGAGTTGGCTTTAATTTTAAAACTGCATTAAAGTTAAAAGAGTTGGGCTTTGATATTCTCGTTGTAGACTGGAATCCAAAAGCTGTTGAAAGAGCAAAAGAATTGAAATTAAACGCTGTTATTGATAACATCTTTAATCCTCAACTTGAAATTTATAATGGCGCAAGTGCAATTTATTCTATTCGACCGACACCGGAGATGATGCCATATCTTCTGAAGCTTGCCCGAATCATTAAAGCCCCCCTCTACATAGTTCCATTCTCAACAGATGCCGTGCCAAAAGGTATGAAACTCGAAAATTACAAGGGACTAGTAATTTACAAGTTGAAAGCTAAAGATATATAA
- a CDS encoding class I SAM-dependent rRNA methyltransferase encodes MARVYVDAQASRALQKGAMIIFKKGVIRTEGEIKPGDIVEVYSRGGKFLGKGFANPNSNIMVRLLTKEKDVEINKELFKERIRKANEYRKKVLRYGNVYRMVYGEADYLPGLIVDRFNDIAALQISSAGMERFKLDVAEAIMEVEPEIETVFEKNTGRSRRREGLPEIERVLLGKEKYRTIIEEGRAKFIVDMRGQKTGFFLDQRENRIALEKYIKGGEKVLDVFTYTGGFAIHAAVAGAEKVIAIDKSPKAIEMAKENAKLNGVEDKMEFIVGSAFPEMEKLQKKGEKFDIVILDPPAFVQHEKDLKRGLRAYFNVNYQGLKLVKDGGILVTCSCSQHVDLQAFKDMIIAAAAKAGKFLKMLEPYRTQAPDHPILMASKDTEYLKCLFLYVEDMK; translated from the coding sequence ATGGCGAGAGTTTATGTTGATGCTCAGGCTTCACGAGCACTTCAAAAAGGTGCGATGATTATTTTCAAAAAGGGGGTTATTAGAACTGAGGGGGAGATAAAACCAGGAGATATTGTTGAGGTGTATTCTCGTGGAGGAAAGTTCTTAGGTAAAGGGTTTGCAAATCCAAACTCGAATATAATGGTTCGTTTGCTAACAAAAGAGAAAGATGTGGAAATTAACAAAGAACTCTTCAAAGAGAGAATCAGAAAAGCAAACGAATATAGGAAGAAAGTTCTTCGTTATGGCAACGTTTACAGGATGGTCTATGGTGAGGCAGATTATTTGCCGGGATTAATTGTTGATCGCTTCAATGATATAGCCGCCCTCCAAATTTCAAGCGCTGGTATGGAGCGATTTAAGCTTGACGTTGCTGAAGCGATAATGGAAGTTGAGCCAGAAATAGAGACCGTTTTTGAAAAGAATACGGGGAGATCAAGGAGAAGGGAAGGATTACCAGAGATTGAGCGTGTATTGCTTGGTAAAGAAAAATATAGAACGATAATTGAAGAGGGGAGGGCTAAATTCATAGTTGACATGCGTGGACAAAAGACTGGATTTTTCCTCGACCAGAGAGAAAACAGAATAGCTCTTGAAAAATACATTAAAGGCGGTGAAAAGGTTCTTGATGTTTTCACTTACACGGGGGGCTTTGCAATCCATGCTGCAGTTGCTGGAGCTGAAAAAGTGATAGCCATTGACAAATCTCCAAAAGCGATAGAGATGGCAAAGGAGAATGCAAAGCTCAATGGTGTTGAGGACAAGATGGAGTTCATAGTGGGTTCAGCATTTCCTGAAATGGAAAAGCTCCAGAAGAAAGGAGAAAAGTTTGATATAGTAATCCTCGATCCTCCTGCATTCGTCCAGCATGAGAAGGACTTAAAGAGAGGATTAAGAGCTTATTTCAATGTGAACTATCAAGGACTTAAGCTTGTAAAGGATGGGGGAATCTTAGTAACTTGCTCATGCTCCCAGCATGTTGATTTGCAGGCGTTTAAGGATATGATAATTGCGGCTGCAGCAAAAGCTGGCAAATTCCTCAAGATGCTTGAACCCTACAGAACACAAGCTCCAGATCATCCAATACTGATGGCTTCAAAGGATACTGAATATCTTAAATGTCTGTTCTTATATGTTGAGGATATGAAGTGA